The sequence below is a genomic window from Candidatus Dormiibacterota bacterium.
CGCGCGGCTTCGACGGCGCGGCCTCGCGGTGCCCGTCGCCCCCGCCGCGGCGGGCCGCCTCCACCGACGCCTTGAGCGCCTCCATCAGATCCACCACCTTCCCCGGCGCGGGGGCGGCCGGCCGCTCCACCCTCCCCGTGCCCTGCTTCTCGGCGACCAGGGCGAGCAGGGCCTCGCGGTACTCGTCGTGGTACTCGCTCGGCGCGAACGGCCGGCTCATGCTCTCGACCAGCATCAGCGCCATGTCGACCTCCGCCCTGCCGACGCTCACCTTCGCGGGCAGCTTCAGCTCGCTGGTGTCGCGGACCTCCTCCGGCCAGTGGAGGGTCTCGAGCACCAGGGTGCCGTCGAGCCAGCTGATCTGGGCGAGGTGCTCGCGCTCGCGCAGCGCCACCTTGCCGACGGCGACCCGGCCGCTGCGCTCCAGGGCGGTGCGCAGCAGCGCGTACGCCTTGCGCCCCGCCTCCTCGGGCTCGATGTAGTACGCGCGGTCCAGGTAGATGTCGGGCACCTCGCTGCGCTCGCAGAACTGGTGGATCTCGATGGTGCGCGCCGAGGGCAGGGGCAGGCGCTCGAGGTCCTCGGAGGTGAGGACGACGTACTCGTCCTTGCCGATCTCGTATCCTCGGACGACCTCGTCCCAGGGCACCTCCCGGTTCTCCTCGGGACACCAGCGCAGGTTGCGGAGGCGGCTGCCGTCCTTCTTGCAGAGGAGATGGAAGGAGACCGACGATCGCTCCTCGGTCGCCACGTGGAGCCGCACCGGTATCGCCACCATGCCGAAGCTGATGGTGCCTCTCCACATCGCGCGCGGCATGCGGGCATGATACGCAAACTGTCACGTTTGCCCCGCCGGCGGCGCTGCGCCGGGCTCCTCCTCCCGCTGCTCCTCGGCCTCGCCGGGTGCGGCGCGCCGCCGGCGGCGACGGCGGCCTCGGCCCGGGAGGTGGGCCTCCCCGGCACCTCCGGCCTGGTGCCCGACCTGGCGACGCCGCCGGCGCCGCCACCCCCGGACGTCGCCGCCGTCGCCGTCCGTCCCTTCCGCGAGCCCAACGACCACGCCCACCGCAACTACTGCGGGGCCGGCGCCACCGAGGTGCTGCTCTCCGCCTGGGAGGACCAGGTCCCCGACGTCGAGGCGGTGGCCCGCACCGCCGGCCTCGACCCGCGCTCGGGCGAGACCGGCGCCCAGGCGCTGGCCGCGATCAACAGCCTGCTCGCGCCCACGGTGCGGCCCCGGCTCGGCGGCGATCGCTATCAGGGCGTCCACGCCACCGACCTCGACACCGTGGTCGCCGCCCTCCGCGCCGACCTCGCCGACCCCCGGGCGGTGGCCCTCTTCGGGCACGGGGTGCCCGTGATGGTGCAGACGATGACCAGAACGATGCCGGGCTGGAACCGCTGGAACGCCACCCACATGATCACGATCTTCGGCGCCGACCTCGGCCGCGGCGACCCCGCCCTCGACACCGTCACCTACATGGAGACGCCGTCGACGGTGGCGGGCTACACCGGCCCGCCCAGCCGCAC
It includes:
- a CDS encoding Ku protein; the protein is MPRAMWRGTISFGMVAIPVRLHVATEERSSVSFHLLCKKDGSRLRNLRWCPEENREVPWDEVVRGYEIGKDEYVVLTSEDLERLPLPSARTIEIHQFCERSEVPDIYLDRAYYIEPEEAGRKAYALLRTALERSGRVAVGKVALREREHLAQISWLDGTLVLETLHWPEEVRDTSELKLPAKVSVGRAEVDMALMLVESMSRPFAPSEYHDEYREALLALVAEKQGTGRVERPAAPAPGKVVDLMEALKASVEAARRGGGDGHREAAPSKPRASSRGGTRKRAG